The following are from one region of the Candidatus Dadabacteria bacterium genome:
- the rpsG gene encoding 30S ribosomal protein S7: protein MPRKGRVARRKLAPDSRTGDPIVAKFINSLMYDGKKSKAEKIFYGSLEKIKEKTGKDPLEVFHDAIDKVKPSVEVRSRRVGGANYQVPMEVSSFRRQSLGIRWLINSSRSRSEKSMIDKLSSEIIDAHNNRGTAVKKKEDIHRMAEANRAFAHYRW from the coding sequence ATGCCGAGAAAAGGTAGGGTTGCAAGAAGAAAACTGGCTCCGGATTCAAGAACCGGAGACCCCATAGTCGCCAAGTTTATAAACAGCCTCATGTACGACGGCAAAAAGAGCAAGGCGGAAAAAATCTTCTATGGTTCTCTTGAAAAAATAAAGGAAAAAACTGGAAAAGATCCCCTTGAGGTTTTCCACGACGCTATTGACAAGGTAAAGCCCTCGGTTGAGGTAAGGTCAAGGCGCGTCGGCGGAGCCAACTACCAGGTCCCCATGGAAGTTAGTTCCTTCAGAAGGCAGTCACTCGGGATCAGGTGGCTTATAAACTCTTCCCGCTCAAGATCTGAAAAATCAATGATAGACAAGCTTTCTTCAGAGATAATCGATGCCCATAACAACAGGGGTACCGCGGTAAAGAAAAAAGAAGATATTCATAGAATGGCCGAGGCCAACAGAGCTTTTGCCCACTACAGGTGGTAA
- the fusA gene encoding elongation factor G — MSEQIFPIDRVRNIGIVAHIDAGKTTTTERILFYTGITYKIGEVHEGAATMDWMEQERERGITITSATTTCFWKDCRINIIDTPGHVDFTIEVERSLKVLDGAVVVFDCVGGVEPQTETVWGQADRYSVPRMCFVNKMDRVGADFYRVVDQIVERLNANPVCLQIPWFDGEEFTGIVDLIRMKMAVWDGESLGAKFEFIDIPEDTKERAAEYREKLLEALSDNDEEIMELYLDGGDVPEEMIRKSIRRQTIDATIIPVMLGSAFKNKGVQLLLDAVVEYMPAPVDLPAVKGIHPKTDEEVERKPDKDEPFSALAFKIMSDPFVGQLTYLRVYSGKLKSGTTVYNSSNLKNEKIGRLLRMHAEKREDIKEVEAGGIAAAVGLKNTLTGDTLCSDSNPVILESLHISDPVISIAIEPKSNADQERLGLSLSKLAMEDPSFKVKTDEETRQTVISGMGELHLEIIVDRLRREFKVDANVGKPQVAYRETITGTSATEGKYIRQTGGRGQYGHVKIRVEPLERGEGFQFHDQIKGGVIPKEFIPAVEKGIVEAMETGVVSGYPVVDIAVTLYDGSFHDVDSSEIAFKIAGSMAFKEAVHKSSPVVLEPVMKLEVVVPEAHMGTVIGDLSSRRGRVSSTEMRGAMQAVKAEAPLGEMFGYATSLRSMTEGRGLFTMEFSHYFALPANIAEELKQAANVS; from the coding sequence GTGTCAGAGCAGATATTTCCCATAGACAGGGTAAGAAACATCGGAATAGTTGCCCACATAGACGCTGGCAAGACCACTACTACCGAAAGAATACTGTTCTATACCGGAATAACCTACAAGATAGGCGAAGTGCATGAAGGCGCGGCGACTATGGACTGGATGGAGCAGGAACGCGAAAGGGGTATCACCATTACTTCTGCCACCACTACATGTTTCTGGAAAGACTGCAGGATAAACATTATAGACACTCCCGGTCATGTTGATTTCACTATAGAGGTCGAAAGATCGCTCAAGGTGCTTGACGGGGCGGTAGTAGTATTTGACTGCGTTGGTGGAGTCGAACCTCAGACTGAGACAGTGTGGGGGCAGGCCGATCGCTACTCCGTTCCGAGAATGTGTTTTGTGAACAAGATGGACAGGGTGGGGGCGGATTTTTACAGGGTTGTGGACCAGATAGTAGAGAGACTTAACGCTAATCCCGTGTGTCTTCAGATTCCGTGGTTCGATGGTGAAGAGTTCACCGGGATAGTTGATCTTATAAGGATGAAAATGGCGGTGTGGGACGGAGAGAGCCTTGGGGCCAAGTTTGAATTCATCGATATTCCCGAGGACACCAAAGAGCGAGCGGCCGAGTACAGGGAGAAGCTTCTGGAAGCCCTTTCTGATAACGACGAGGAAATAATGGAGCTTTATCTCGACGGAGGGGATGTCCCCGAGGAAATGATCCGAAAGTCCATTAGACGACAGACAATTGACGCGACCATAATTCCGGTGATGCTGGGATCGGCTTTTAAGAACAAGGGAGTGCAGTTGCTGCTCGACGCCGTTGTGGAATACATGCCGGCTCCAGTGGACCTGCCTGCGGTAAAGGGCATTCATCCCAAAACCGACGAGGAAGTCGAAAGAAAACCGGATAAGGACGAACCTTTCTCCGCGCTTGCTTTTAAAATCATGTCGGATCCTTTCGTCGGCCAACTTACCTACCTTCGTGTCTATTCTGGAAAACTTAAATCAGGCACAACGGTTTACAATTCATCCAATCTTAAAAACGAAAAAATCGGAAGACTTCTTCGCATGCACGCGGAGAAACGAGAGGACATAAAAGAGGTTGAGGCGGGGGGGATAGCAGCGGCTGTGGGGCTCAAAAACACCCTCACGGGCGATACCCTGTGCTCCGATTCGAATCCCGTGATTCTTGAGAGTCTTCATATCTCAGACCCGGTTATTTCGATTGCTATAGAACCGAAGTCAAACGCCGACCAGGAAAGACTCGGCCTGTCGCTGAGCAAGCTTGCCATGGAGGACCCTTCCTTCAAGGTGAAAACCGACGAGGAGACCCGTCAGACGGTAATTTCCGGCATGGGAGAGCTTCACCTCGAGATAATCGTCGACAGGCTTAGAAGAGAGTTCAAGGTTGATGCCAATGTCGGCAAGCCTCAGGTTGCATACAGAGAAACGATAACGGGCACATCCGCAACCGAAGGAAAATACATAAGACAGACCGGCGGACGTGGTCAGTACGGCCATGTGAAGATAAGGGTGGAGCCTCTTGAGAGGGGCGAAGGATTCCAGTTCCATGATCAGATAAAGGGAGGAGTGATTCCAAAGGAGTTTATTCCGGCGGTGGAGAAGGGAATAGTCGAGGCGATGGAAACCGGTGTTGTCTCCGGATACCCGGTTGTCGACATAGCGGTCACGCTCTACGATGGCTCTTTTCACGATGTCGACTCTTCCGAAATTGCCTTTAAGATCGCGGGTTCCATGGCATTTAAGGAAGCGGTTCATAAATCTTCTCCGGTTGTTCTTGAGCCAGTGATGAAGCTTGAGGTGGTTGTTCCCGAAGCTCATATGGGAACCGTTATAGGTGACCTGAGTTCGAGGCGGGGGAGAGTGAGCAGTACGGAAATGAGAGGCGCTATGCAGGCGGTAAAAGCGGAAGCTCCGCTTGGCGAAATGTTCGGTTACGCGACCAGCTTAAGGTCGATGACCGAGGGGAGGGGACTGTTCACTATGGAATTTTCCCATTATTTTGCTCTGCCTGCCAACATAGCCGAGGAGTTAAAGCAGGCAGCGAATGTCAGCTGA
- a CDS encoding 30S ribosomal protein S12, with protein sequence MPTISQLLNKGRETAKKKSKARALQKCPQRRGVCVRVYTTTPKKPNSALRKVARIRLTNGIEVTGYIPGEGHTLQEHSVVLVRGGRVKDLPGVRYHIVRGTLDSTGVENRRNGRSKYGAKKPK encoded by the coding sequence ATGCCTACGATAAGTCAGTTGCTGAACAAAGGAAGAGAGACGGCCAAGAAGAAAAGTAAGGCCAGGGCTCTCCAGAAGTGTCCCCAGAGAAGAGGGGTCTGTGTAAGGGTTTACACCACCACTCCGAAAAAGCCCAACTCGGCGCTTAGGAAGGTGGCCAGAATAAGGCTTACAAACGGCATAGAAGTCACGGGGTATATCCCCGGAGAAGGACACACCTTGCAGGAGCATTCTGTTGTGCTTGTAAGGGGTGGAAGGGTAAAGGACCTTCCCGGAGTCAGGTACCACATAGTCAGGGGAACTCTCGACTCGACCGGAGTTGAGAACAGAAGAAACGGGAGATCCAAGTACGGAGCCAAAAAGCCTAAGTAG
- the purD gene encoding phosphoribosylamine--glycine ligase, with translation MKVLVVGGGGREHALCWKISQSPLVEKTYCAPGNAGISRHAECLDIGVGDFDSLVQFVKEESVDLTVVGPEQPLCEGITDFFEEEGLLIFGPSKVAAELEGSKIFSKDLMKKYGIPTGEYFVFTDIEQAFAKVAETEPPFVVKADGLAAGKGVIICHSREEGEDAVRSMMEHEAFGQAGTKVVIEEFLTGEEASFFAFTDGENILPLEPSQDHKPIFDGDKGPNTGGMGAYTPAPVVTDKLRQKIIDEVMVPTVRAMKSEGRTYRGILYAGLMIKDNDLKVLEFNCRFGDPEAQPLLMRMESDLVPILYSIAKGEVKCDPIEWKDGFCVCVVMASRGYPGSYDKGVELKRLGDFTDTSETVVFHAGTAFSGDKLVTNGGRVLGVTSLGDTIEESIRSAYKAVDSISEENLVYRTDIGKKALVRVGDNK, from the coding sequence ATGAAAGTACTTGTTGTCGGAGGAGGTGGAAGGGAGCATGCTCTCTGCTGGAAGATAAGCCAGAGTCCCTTGGTGGAGAAAACCTACTGTGCTCCCGGAAACGCCGGGATAAGCCGCCACGCCGAGTGCCTTGATATCGGCGTGGGAGATTTTGATTCGCTTGTGCAATTTGTGAAAGAAGAGTCGGTGGATCTTACGGTCGTTGGTCCCGAGCAACCTCTTTGCGAGGGGATAACCGATTTCTTTGAAGAAGAGGGTCTTCTGATCTTCGGTCCCTCAAAAGTTGCGGCGGAGCTTGAAGGAAGCAAGATTTTCTCAAAAGACCTTATGAAGAAATACGGTATTCCGACAGGAGAGTATTTTGTTTTTACTGATATCGAGCAGGCGTTTGCCAAGGTGGCGGAAACTGAGCCTCCCTTCGTGGTGAAAGCCGATGGCCTTGCCGCCGGCAAAGGGGTTATCATATGTCACTCCCGCGAGGAGGGAGAAGACGCGGTTCGCTCCATGATGGAGCATGAAGCGTTCGGCCAAGCGGGGACGAAGGTTGTAATAGAGGAATTTCTTACTGGGGAGGAAGCTTCTTTCTTTGCTTTCACCGACGGGGAGAACATACTCCCCTTGGAGCCTTCCCAGGACCATAAGCCGATTTTTGACGGGGACAAGGGACCGAACACTGGAGGCATGGGGGCTTATACTCCCGCTCCCGTGGTTACCGATAAATTAAGGCAGAAAATAATTGATGAGGTAATGGTTCCGACCGTGCGGGCAATGAAATCCGAGGGCAGAACCTACAGGGGAATTCTCTACGCTGGATTGATGATAAAAGACAACGATCTTAAAGTGCTTGAATTTAACTGCCGCTTCGGCGACCCCGAAGCTCAGCCGCTTCTTATGAGAATGGAATCGGATCTAGTTCCCATTCTTTATTCAATAGCTAAGGGGGAGGTAAAGTGTGATCCGATAGAGTGGAAGGACGGTTTCTGCGTCTGTGTCGTTATGGCTTCCAGGGGTTACCCGGGAAGCTATGACAAGGGTGTGGAACTTAAGAGGCTCGGGGACTTCACTGACACTTCGGAGACGGTGGTTTTTCACGCGGGAACCGCTTTTTCCGGGGACAAGCTGGTTACAAATGGCGGAAGGGTTCTTGGAGTCACTTCTCTCGGTGATACCATAGAGGAGTCAATACGAAGTGCGTATAAGGCCGTTGATTCTATCTCCGAGGAAAACCTCGTCTACAGAACAGATATAGGGAAAAAAGCGCTTGTGCGCGTGGGGGACAATAAATAA